DNA sequence from the Paenibacillus azoreducens genome:
ATGTGGTGATCGGGATCGCCGATATAAACCGAATCTCCGAGCGCGAGCACGCTGATCCCCGTGATGCCGGCCGATTCCAGCCGATTCTCGAGGGTGATGGATTCGGGGGTGTCATGCAGGCTGGATGTGCCGATGCGGCCATAGACGCCTGAGCCCATTCCGCTGTAGGTGGTTCCGTTTTTATTGGTTGTCCGGACTTTATCGCCGTTAAAATGCGGAATGACTTTGATGCTTTTCGTATGCGGATGGTGCTCGGCCGGATGATGTGCATGCTGCTGATGCTGTGTTTTGGATTGGATTTTGACAGGCGCCGTTTGCGTTTTTTGCTTCACTGTATTGCAGCCGGCTAAAGCAATCGCGACACATAAAGCGGGAACGGCCGCCTTTGCCCAGGGTCCTTTCATGGATATTCCCTCCCTTGTGTTAAAACATAGGTTTAGCATTATCTTTTGCAGGATGTATTATTTGTGGGATTATTCGACAAAATAACAAAAAAATGAATTTTCACCCATCTATATTGGTGTATTTCCATATCAACAGGAGGTTGACTTTTATGGCCAATGGAACTGAAGAGCAGGATTTGAAAGACCATAAAGAGCCCGACCAATCGCGCCGCAACTTCTTGAAAAACTCCGGGTATGCCGTGGGCGGCCTCATCGTCGGCGGCGTGGTCGGAAGTTTGCTCCGGACTCCAAAGAAAGCGGCTACGAACAACAATGTAAATAACGGAACAACGTCGAAAACTCCTGCCGGCGAAGTCGTTAACTTCAACCAGGCGCTGATGTATTTTACCCAAGAGCAGTTTCTGATTGCAGAGGCCGCAACGGACCGCCTTTTTCCTTCCGATGCTAATGGCCCCGGCGGGAAGGAGCTTGGCATCGCTTATTTTATTGACCATCAGCTCGCGGGCGAGTGGGGCACAAACGGCAGAGAGTATATGCAAGGGCCCTTTTTTAAAGGGGAAACGACGCAAGGGTATCAAGGCCGCTTGAAACGCCGGGAGATTTTTGATATCGGGCTTCAGGAAATGCAAAACTACAGCAATAAAAAATACCAGAAAAAGTTCAAGGATCTGGCGCCGGAAGAACAGGACGCCGTGCTGAAGGCCTTCGAAACGGACGAAGTCAAGCTGACCACCATTTCAGCCAGCGGCTTTTTCAAAACGCTTTTCTCAAGCACGATGGAAGGAGCTTATGCGGATCCGCTTTACGGCGGAAACGGGAACATGGGCGGCTGGAAGCTGAAAAACTTCCCTGGCAACCAGATGTCCTACACCAATATCATCGAAGCGGATAAATTCGAAAAAATCCAGCCTGTCAGCTTAAGAGAACATCTACCACATTCCTAAAAGTGCGTGTTCAAAAAGGCTGATTTTCAGCGCCACAACATCTAAAAACAACCTGAGGTGATACGAATGGCAACGAAATTGCCCAAAACAGATGTCGTCATCGTCGGCGTCGGCTGGGGCGGCGGCATTATCGCAGCGGAGCTGACCAAAAGCGGATTGTCCGTCGTCGGACTGGAGCGCGGCAA
Encoded proteins:
- a CDS encoding gluconate 2-dehydrogenase subunit 3 family protein, whose product is MANGTEEQDLKDHKEPDQSRRNFLKNSGYAVGGLIVGGVVGSLLRTPKKAATNNNVNNGTTSKTPAGEVVNFNQALMYFTQEQFLIAEAATDRLFPSDANGPGGKELGIAYFIDHQLAGEWGTNGREYMQGPFFKGETTQGYQGRLKRREIFDIGLQEMQNYSNKKYQKKFKDLAPEEQDAVLKAFETDEVKLTTISASGFFKTLFSSTMEGAYADPLYGGNGNMGGWKLKNFPGNQMSYTNIIEADKFEKIQPVSLREHLPHS